AGACAAGGAACAAGCCAAGATAAAACCCAAAATAGCAAAGCGATTTTTTTATAATTACTCCAAAAAACTAAATAATTGGTATTTAATTTATTCTTTACTAAAGCAAAAATTAATTTATTTACTAGAAAAAGACCCACAAAAAATAGATTGAAGAAAAGTAAGTAACCTATATAGTTATATTTCTGAAAGAAAATATCAAATAAACACAGATGAGAAGGCAAACCGTAAATATATTTTACAAAAAAGAATTTCAAAACATAAACACTCAAAACGATATACAAAATACCATCTATGAAAAGTAGAAAATTAGATAGGAAAGATGTATTCTTTGATTTATCTGATTTATTATTTTTGAATAGATTTCTAATTAAGTAAATTCCTAAAATACTTCCAGTAAAAATCCAAGCAAAAATTCCTTCATTGAGAAAAACTGAAGAGTTTAGAAAATTAGTAGCATCTATTTCTTGACTAAAAAAACTTACACTACAACAAGTCGCAATCAAATCAGGATTTATATTCCAAAAATAAAGAGACATCAATATAAGTTCGGTAATTACACATAAAAAAGCAGGAAAAACAAGATAGTATTTTTGAGGAGTAAGAGGGTAAGTAGGTTCTTTTTTATCCAAAAAGTGTAAAAATAAAAAACTACTATAGACAAACAAACTTCCTATTTTAAAATATAAAAGAGGATAACCAAACTGATTTGCTTCAAGCGCACCTGTGGCACACATTGCTCCACGTAAAAGAGATGGAATATGTTCATTGATTGTAACCAAAAAAGCAATCAAGGAAAAACTCTGAAATAATAGCACCAATTCCAAAACTGCACCTACTAAAAAAGTACGCCTTTCAAGGTCAATTTGATTTTCATCATTACTAGAAATATTCCATTTTATGATAATCTTAAAAACGGTCTTTAAGACCATCAAAAGTAAGAAAAAACAACAGCTTTGAGCAAGAAGTTGAGCAATTATCCATGTATCAGTCATAATTTCAGTTATCAGTTACTATTTATCAATTATCAGCAAAGTCATTTTTTATCCTAATAGTTTACATAAAAAATGTTATGCAGCATTATTTTTTTCTCCTACCAAAACAGCTACACCAAGAAGTGCAATAGTGAGCAGAATTCCTCCTAATTCGAAAAATAGAATGTAATCTGTTAGAAAAAGACGTGCAATCTGATCAAGTGTAGAAATATCTGTATTAGATGAAAAATCTTTTTTTGTACTACTAGTTGAAGCAAATTCTATTAAATTTCCTCTCAAAATCCAGCTTGAAATCAATAAAGTAAACAAAACTGAAAGCACAATTCCAGAAAGTTTGTACTGTTTGTCAGATATAATTTTTTCATCTGAAATTTTATGCACAAACATAATCCCAAATAAAAGCAACACCACAACACCACCAACATAAATAGCCAAATGCGTTGCAGCCACAAAATCAGCACCTTCCAAAACAAAAAGGGCAGCCACTCCAAGCATGGTAGCCAAAAATGAAAAAGCTGATTTTATCACTTCTTTTTGATACCAAACATTCAATGCACTTAGAATAACGATTATCCCAAAGACAATCTGTAAAATTTTTATGTATTCCATTATATGACTTTTTCTAAGTTTTTTAGATTACTTTTTTAACTAAAATAGCATTTTAAACACCAAGTAGTTAAACATAATTAGCGAGTGCTTTCACTTCACCGAGTTATCAGTTTTATCCATTACTATAATAGTCAGTTCTAGTCGTTTTTATTTTTTTGAAAATAATTTAATAAGAAACTTGAAAATCATAAGCTACGCCTCATAAACTAGATTTTTCTTGGTAAATTGCACACTAATTCTAAAATTAAAAACAAAGATAGTAAAGCACTCACAAATCACACTACCCAGATTTAATACTTTTATTATCTACATAAACTTGAAATTTCTTTTGTCATAAAACTTTTTACAGAAAAATAGTGTTAAGGCGCAAGCCCATAAAAAAAATGTTTTCCTATCAAATAAAACCTTCAAATCTGTATTTTTTGTAAAAATACAGATTTTATCAATTATGAAAAACGCAGAACAACAACTCACACACCTTCAAGAACTTTTACGCATAGAAAAACGAGAAGATGCAGCACAGTACCAACTCAAAATTGTACAAGCACCACTAGCCAAACGTCGAAAAGATGGGTTGTGCTGGTTTCCTGTCGGAATAAATGACGAGTTTGTCGGTTTGGGAGGAAGATGGAATATTGATATTGAAAGAACAAATGATAAAGGACAACCTCATCAGCTCAATGTTGGAAGTATAGTTACTGTTTTTGAGCAAAAAAATGGATTAGAAGGCGAGAAAGTAAATGGCGTTATTAGTAAAGTAGAGAATAACAAAATGCGTATTGCTCTTAGTAATGATGAACTTCCAGATTTTTTAGAAAATCAAAGTAATAGTATTGGTGTTTACTTGGCTTTTGATGATTCTACGTATCGTGAAATGAATTATACGATAGATAAAGTAAAAGATGCCAAAAATGATAGATTATCAGAGTTTAGAGAAGTTTTTTTAGGCGAAAAAGCTCCAAGTTTTAATACAAAACTAAAAGAAAATGAATATGCACTTCAAGATTTAAACGAATCACAAAAAAATGCTGTTCAGAAAATTCTACAAGCTGAAGATATAGCCATCATCCATGGGCCTCCAGGGACAGGAAAAACAACTACTTTAGTTGCCTCAATTATTGAAACATTAAAAACAGAAAGACAAGTCTTGGTTTGCGCTCCAAGTAATACGGCTGTCGATTGGCTTACCGAAAAATTAAATGCAAAAGAGGTAAAGGTAACACGTTTAGGACATCCTGCACGAGTAAGCGATACATTAGAACACATAACTTTAGATGGGAAAATAGAAAATCACCCTGATTACAAGTATTATAAAAAGCTACTAAAACAGTCTGAACAAATGCGAAAAAAAGCATTAAAGTTCAAACGAAATTTTGGAAAACAAGAGCGAAACGAACGTCAGAATATGCTTCGTGATGCAAAACGATTGAAACAAGATGCTTTAAAACTAGAAGAATATATTTCAAAACATATCTTAGAAAATTCACAGGTTCTGACTTGTACACTTGCTGGTTCGGCAGGATACATTCTCAAACATCGTACTTTTTCAACACTTTTTATAGACGAAGCTGCACAGGCTTTGGAAGGCGCAACTTGGATTCCAATTTTGAAAGCAAATCGTGTAGTTATGGCAGGTGATCATCAACAGCTACCACCAACAATAAAATCTTTTGACGCTGCAAAATCAGGGTTAGAAAATACATTATTTGAGAAAATAATAAAAAAACATCCTCAATCAGCACAAATGTTAAGTGTACAATATCGTATGAATGAGCAGATTATGGAATTTTCTAATCAAAAATTTTATAAAGGAAATTTAAAAGCTTATGAGACAAATAAAAATCATATTCTTTATGAACATCTTGCACCAGTAGAATTTGTCGACACAGCAGGATGTGGCTTTTCAGAAGTTCAGGATGAAGAAACATTGAGCCGTTATAATCCAGAGGAAGCAAAGTTAGTAGTTTCTCATTTAGAACGACTTTTTGAGGAAATTCTACAAAAAATAGAAAGTAAAGAAATCGAAAATCCGAAAGGATTTATTGATAATTTTTCGGTTGGTGTTCTCTCCACTTATAAATCACAAGTTTATTTATTACGTGATTTGATTCGAAATAATGATTTGCTTGCTAACTACTCCAATCAAATTACAATTCATACTGTCGATGGTTTTCAAGGACAAGAAAGAGAAGTAATGTATATTTCTTTAGTTCGTTCGAATGAAAAAGGCGAAATTGGTTTTTTGAAAGATTTGCGTAGATTCAATGTAGCTATTACACGAGCTAAAAAAAGATTAGTAGTTTTTGGAGATTCAGCTACATTGGGTTCTGATGAGTTTTATAAAGACTTTTTAGATTATGCAGAATCTATTGAGGCTTACAAAAGTGCGTGGGAATATATGGTTTAGTTTTTAATTCTTTCCAAACATTGAAAGATGAATATAAATATTGAATTTTGGTAGTGTAATTTATCTGAGTGATTTGTTATCTCTATTTTATTTCCTAGTTTTCATTTTTCACCGATGATTACTACTCCACTTACTTGCCATAAATGTGGTTCAATCATCAACTATAATAACGACACTGAGAGAAAATATTTAAAATCATTCAGAATGTAACACTACCCATACTTTACATTTTATTTTTCGGTTCGAATTTTGCAAACTCATTAGAGTTAGATTAATTTTAGATAAATTATTTCTTAATGAAGTTTTTTATCAAAATTATACTCTTTAAAATAATTTAATTTCTCTTTCTATTATAATTATCAAACACAAAAATATGATTCGTATTACAAAAATTTTCGCTCTTATCTTCTGCATTGGTCTTTTATCTGCTTTTGTACCACAAGATAGTCCAAACGCTAAAGTATTAGGAAAATGGAAAACTATTGACGATGAAACTAAAAAAGAAAAATCTATCATCCAAATCTATGAAGTAAATGGAAAAGTACATGGAAAAATCGTTGAGCTTTTAAATGGTGTAAGTCAGGATAAAGTATGTACTGAATGTACAGGCAAACGCAAAGGACAAAAACTTGTAGGAATGGATATTATGTACGGACTAGAAAAAGATGGTGACAACAAATGGGAAGACGGCAAAATCTATGACCCATCTAAAGGAAAAGAATATAGCTGTGAAATCAAACTTGTTTCAGCTGACAAGCTAGAAGTAAGAGGATATGTAGGGTTCTCTTTCGTAGGACGTTCTCAAAACTGGTTTAGAGTCAAATAAGCATTCTTTGCTAGATGTAAAATTGGAAATGGATAATTCATGTTGAATGGATTATCCATTTTTTTGTTATTTTGTGCATTATTATTTTCAAATTTAAAGATATAAAGATGAGAACAGAAGAAGAATGTAAACCACAAGAAAAATATTTATTTACAGCTGAATTATTTTCTGATGAATCTATTGCTATTTGGAAAAATGAATGTGTAGAAAGATGTAAAAATAGAGACGATAAAGGAGAAGAATATGAAAGATATATTAATTGGAAACCCCAGGATAACGAAGTTGCTTTATTTATTTTGTATGCCTATGCCGATATTAAAA
This is a stretch of genomic DNA from Bernardetia sp. MNP-M8. It encodes these proteins:
- a CDS encoding NADH-quinone oxidoreductase subunit J, translating into MEYIKILQIVFGIIVILSALNVWYQKEVIKSAFSFLATMLGVAALFVLEGADFVAATHLAIYVGGVVVLLLFGIMFVHKISDEKIISDKQYKLSGIVLSVLFTLLISSWILRGNLIEFASTSSTKKDFSSNTDISTLDQIARLFLTDYILFFELGGILLTIALLGVAVLVGEKNNAA
- a CDS encoding AAA domain-containing protein; the encoded protein is MKNAEQQLTHLQELLRIEKREDAAQYQLKIVQAPLAKRRKDGLCWFPVGINDEFVGLGGRWNIDIERTNDKGQPHQLNVGSIVTVFEQKNGLEGEKVNGVISKVENNKMRIALSNDELPDFLENQSNSIGVYLAFDDSTYREMNYTIDKVKDAKNDRLSEFREVFLGEKAPSFNTKLKENEYALQDLNESQKNAVQKILQAEDIAIIHGPPGTGKTTTLVASIIETLKTERQVLVCAPSNTAVDWLTEKLNAKEVKVTRLGHPARVSDTLEHITLDGKIENHPDYKYYKKLLKQSEQMRKKALKFKRNFGKQERNERQNMLRDAKRLKQDALKLEEYISKHILENSQVLTCTLAGSAGYILKHRTFSTLFIDEAAQALEGATWIPILKANRVVMAGDHQQLPPTIKSFDAAKSGLENTLFEKIIKKHPQSAQMLSVQYRMNEQIMEFSNQKFYKGNLKAYETNKNHILYEHLAPVEFVDTAGCGFSEVQDEETLSRYNPEEAKLVVSHLERLFEEILQKIESKEIENPKGFIDNFSVGVLSTYKSQVYLLRDLIRNNDLLANYSNQITIHTVDGFQGQEREVMYISLVRSNEKGEIGFLKDLRRFNVAITRAKKRLVVFGDSATLGSDEFYKDFLDYAESIEAYKSAWEYMV
- a CDS encoding DUF2147 domain-containing protein yields the protein MIRITKIFALIFCIGLLSAFVPQDSPNAKVLGKWKTIDDETKKEKSIIQIYEVNGKVHGKIVELLNGVSQDKVCTECTGKRKGQKLVGMDIMYGLEKDGDNKWEDGKIYDPSKGKEYSCEIKLVSADKLEVRGYVGFSFVGRSQNWFRVK